The Anaerolineales bacterium region TGCTCAACTGGATGTGCTCTGCCGGCCAGACGGCGCCTGCCCTGTGCACGACCTTGATCTGGACATCCTGGCACCCTTCCAGACCGCCCTCAGCGCACCCTACCGCATGGATCTGGCGATCACCTACCGCTGCAATGCCAACTGCGCCCACTGCTACAACGGCCGGCCGCGCAACTACCCTGAACTTGGCACGGGGGAGTGGATCGAGATCCTGCGGCGCATCCGGAAGATCGGGATCCCCCACGTATGCTTCACGGGCGGAGAGGCCTCGCTGCGCGATGATCTGCCGGAGTTGGTGGCGGCCGCCCAGACCGAGGGGCTGGTGGTCGGCCTGCTGTCGAATGGCCGCCGGCTGGCCGACCGAGGATTCACGACCCGGCTGGCCCAGGCGGGACTCGATCACGTGCAGATCACCCTCGAATCCCACCGCCCCGAGATCCATGACCGGATGGTCCGTGCCCAGGGCGCCTGGGCCGAGACTGTCGCCGGGATTCGGAACGCCCTCGCCAGCGGCATCTACCTGATGACGAACACGACCCTCCTGCAAGCCAACGCCGGCTCGATCCTAGAAACCATCGATTTCCTGGCAGGCCTTGGCGTGCCTACCGTAGGATGCAACGCCCTGATCTACTCGGGCAAGGGGACACAGGTGGGCGCCGGCCTGGACGAATCGGCGCTGACCTCGCTGCTGCCTCTGGTTCGTCAGCGCACCGAACTGCACCGGCAGAAGCTGATCTGGTATTCGCCGACGCAGTACTGCCATTTCGACCCTGTACAGATGGAATTGGGGGTCAAAGGATGCACGGCGGCCCGGTACAACCTGTGCGTGGAACCGGACGGCGCGGTCATTCCTTGCCAGTCCTACTATGAGCCAGTCGGCAACATTCTGCAGGATTCCTGGGAGTCCATCTGGGGCCACCCGCTCTCGGTGTGGCTGCGTGAACGACGATACGTCCCCGAGGCGTGTACCAGCTGCCCGGTGCTCGGGGAGTGTGGTGGGGGATGCCCGCTCAGCCTGCGCCATCTGACGCCCGATCTGGCCGCAGCGGCGGCAGTCCCGGTCCCGGCCTAGCCTGAGCATGAATGAGGTGCCAGTCGCTGCAGCCCTTGCACCCTGCCCCGGAGGCCCGCCGCTGATCGTCAACCGCGGGCGAAGCGCCTCCGCACCCCGCGCACGGTCTGCTGGAGGAAGTCAACGATGAATTCTGTGCTGGACCGACTGTTTCCCGCAAGACCGATCGAGCCGATCCCGGCCGGGCTGTACGCCCGCCAGGCCATGCTGCCAGGTTCCCAGCCGATCCGATTGCACCTTCGTATCCAGGCCGACGGCGCCGGGCTGATGATCGTCAATGCGTCGTGCGTTCTGCACCTGAACGAGACTGCCGCCGCCCATGCCTACCGCTATGTCCTGGGTGACAGCGACGGTCAGGCCGCGCGCTTCGTCCAGCGGAGGTACCGGGTGGGCTGGCGCAAGGCCCTGCACGACCAGCAGGCTCTGCGTCGGCAAGTGGAAGGGGTCGTCACCACGCCCGACCTCGATCCGGTCGTGTACTTGGGGATGGCTCGGGCCGAGCCGGGCATCCCGCCGGCATCGGCGCCGTACCGCCTCGACGTGGCACTGACCTACGCCCAGGACCCGGATGGCCGGCCAGACCCCCGCACCCCTGTGAGGGCGAGCCGCGAGCTCTCGACGGAGGAGTGGAAGCGAGCCCTGGAAATCGCCTGGAACGCCGGCATCCCGCACGTCGCGTTCACCGGTGGAGAGCCCTGCCGTCGGGCCGACCTGGCGGAGTTGATCGCCCATGCAGAACAGCTGGGGATGGTGGCAGGCGTCGTCACCGCCGGCACTCGCCTGGCGGACATGGATTACCTGATGACGTTGTCGAATGCCGGCCTCGACCACCTGATGATCACCTGGCAGCCGGCGGACGCCGACAGCACGCTGGGACTGCGTAATGCCTCGGCCTCCGACGTGTTCACCACGGCGCACCTGACACTTCGCCCGACGGACTCTCAAGCCCTCCCCGATTGGCTCGCCGAGCTGCGGCAGATGGGCGTCAACGCAGTCTCCCTGTCTTCCTCCGCCGGCGCAGGCACCGAGGGGTCGATGCTGGAAGCCCGCGATCAGGTGGCCGCGGCCGGCCTGAATCTGGTGTGGGATTTGCCTGTCCCGTTCTCCGAGTCGAACCCGATCGCCTTCGAGGTGGAGCAGCCCGCTGGGTCCACCGGTTGCAGCTGGCTGTATGTTGAACCCGATGGCGATGTGCTGCTCTCCCGCGACGCCCGCGACGTGCTGGGCAACCTGACGTCCGACGAGTGGGGAGTTATCTGGGACCGCGCCCAGCAGGCCGCGGCCTGATCCCTCCGGCGCACGCTGCACAGCCTGCGCCGGTTGGCAGATCGGCCCCGACGATGACAGGCGCGCATCCTGGCGGGTCGCAAGCAGTCAATCCCGGGGCGGCCTTCTGGCATGCCCGCTATCGGCAGCAGGCCCGTTGGACGGCAGACCTGCGGAGCGCACTGTTGCGCGGGGCTTCGCTCCCCACCCCGGCGCGGCTGTTGGAAGTGGGATCCGGAACCGGGGTGATCACCTCCGATCTTGTCGGGCGCGGCCTGGGATCGGTTTTCGGTCTGGAAATCGACCAGGGCTCGAACGTGTTCGCCGCCAGGTACGCGCCCCAGGTTCGCTTCGTCACGGGAGACGCACTTCGCATGCCTTTCCGTGACGCCGCCTTCGACGCATGCCTGTGCCACTTTGTCGTGCTGTGGATGCGCGACCCCGAGCGCATGTTGGAGGAGATGAGGCGAGTGACCGCGCCCGGCGGGTGGGTCGCCTGTCTGGCTGAGCCGGACTACGGCGGGCGCATCGACTACCCGGAAGTC contains the following coding sequences:
- a CDS encoding radical SAM protein — encoded protein: MRLRRWSPRLAAPEQPAAGLHAYLRERDTERARLHLRLEPDGRGLLMVNADRTLHMNPTAALLAWHVLEGHSEAQAVDGLRHRFRVSQGVARADFKSVAAQLDVLCRPDGACPVHDLDLDILAPFQTALSAPYRMDLAITYRCNANCAHCYNGRPRNYPELGTGEWIEILRRIRKIGIPHVCFTGGEASLRDDLPELVAAAQTEGLVVGLLSNGRRLADRGFTTRLAQAGLDHVQITLESHRPEIHDRMVRAQGAWAETVAGIRNALASGIYLMTNTTLLQANAGSILETIDFLAGLGVPTVGCNALIYSGKGTQVGAGLDESALTSLLPLVRQRTELHRQKLIWYSPTQYCHFDPVQMELGVKGCTAARYNLCVEPDGAVIPCQSYYEPVGNILQDSWESIWGHPLSVWLRERRYVPEACTSCPVLGECGGGCPLSLRHLTPDLAAAAAVPVPA
- a CDS encoding radical SAM protein, which produces MNSVLDRLFPARPIEPIPAGLYARQAMLPGSQPIRLHLRIQADGAGLMIVNASCVLHLNETAAAHAYRYVLGDSDGQAARFVQRRYRVGWRKALHDQQALRRQVEGVVTTPDLDPVVYLGMARAEPGIPPASAPYRLDVALTYAQDPDGRPDPRTPVRASRELSTEEWKRALEIAWNAGIPHVAFTGGEPCRRADLAELIAHAEQLGMVAGVVTAGTRLADMDYLMTLSNAGLDHLMITWQPADADSTLGLRNASASDVFTTAHLTLRPTDSQALPDWLAELRQMGVNAVSLSSSAGAGTEGSMLEARDQVAAAGLNLVWDLPVPFSESNPIAFEVEQPAGSTGCSWLYVEPDGDVLLSRDARDVLGNLTSDEWGVIWDRAQQAAA
- a CDS encoding methyltransferase domain-containing protein, which gives rise to MTGAHPGGSQAVNPGAAFWHARYRQQARWTADLRSALLRGASLPTPARLLEVGSGTGVITSDLVGRGLGSVFGLEIDQGSNVFAARYAPQVRFVTGDALRMPFRDAAFDACLCHFVVLWMRDPERMLEEMRRVTAPGGWVACLAEPDYGGRIDYPEVLEPIGRLQAQALRRQGAQPMTGRRLLGLLTRAGLQQVTAGVLGGEWAADHDLEPNSLEWDTLRADLAGTAEETLIPHLEAADRSARADRSRILYVPTFYAHGRVPLPG